DNA from Brassica napus cultivar Da-Ae chromosome C4, Da-Ae, whole genome shotgun sequence:
CTACTCTGATATTAACCATCACTCATTGAGTTGTCTGAGTGTGATCATTGTATGTTGTCCTGATATCGGAAACCTCACCAATGATGTCTGTTAAAAAAGGTTATCTGGTATAAGATCTATGAATACTAACATTAACTTATAACGGACGGAGTACAGATGAAGACATACCTGGAAGCTCAACATTAGTATTAGCTAACGACATGAGTTGATCAACAGATCGGAACCTGAACATCTCAGTAGGGATCAGATTAGAAACTGCATGCACTTCAACCATTTTTGTAAACTTGTTTAGCCGGATAGCCACAGCAGAAAATCCAAGCTTGAAACGGTTGTTGCTTTTAGTCACATCGAATCCACTGAGCTCATACATAGCTCCCTCTCTAAGAAGTTCTCGGAATGTGTTTAGACGATGGacagatacatatgcttggatgAGAGAAGACTGCAAAATAAGGATAAATTTAATCAGAAGCTAGAATCCGATGACATAACAACGAACGAAGACGTAAGACAGAAACTGGTAAAAATTCATGACCATCCAAGAGAAGCATATCAACACCCATTAGTTCACCACTCGTCTTAACATTCCTCCCTTCCCAAAATCGGAGAAGGCGTGTGAGAACGGTTCGAGTTATGTGTAGGAAACAGAGATCTGGGAAGCAGCCATCGTTCTCCTAGGAGTTTGTATGAGTTATGTGTTGGAAAAATCAATGATTGTGTGAGAACCATCAACCCTGACCCACTTATTTATAGGTTTAAAAAACGCTTAGAATCTGAACAGATCGAACTCTATGAAGGAATGAGAAGTAGTGGAGAGCAAATTAACTGAGCATAAATGAAAGGTTTAATGGCTTCAGCATAAAGAGTGATGAAACCGTTTCTCAGATCTCGTGTAGGAAGAAGAAGCGGTGATTAGGATTATCAGGTCGCGGCGTTGAAGACGAAGAAGCATGGTCACGCCTGGCTCTGGGCCTACCATAAAAAAGCCCCAACCAAAACATTATAGTAAGCCCAACAAATGTTAATTTATGCTTCCATGGACAGAGCCCACAAAGTCACATATACAAAACAAAcgacaaagcctaaaaatacaAACCGTAAATGATTGTTAAACACAGGAGAAACTGTGCTGACGTGGCGAATTCTCCTTGACCTATTTTCTTAGGTGGCAAGAGAATAAGAGAATAAATCTCTACTTTATACTAATagatatattatactttttattaaagtaaccatcaaattaattaataatctacaatttatatttttccttctttctttaaataaaactagatctcgacccgcgcaaccgcgcatatttttgtttttatttatttttatataaatattttgttttcaattctaaattgctatatattataatatatatattataatatatatgtgtctatcaatttttaaaacataataagtttactgtatattatttccattgaatagattgtttcaaactttcacatgtatttgtatcttcttctatatatatattttcagattattatttcattattgaaatcgtaactatatatatataaagattagtaaaatattgttttattgtcatattcaaatatattgtaacatttcacaaatttagaaagttttttaaaaattaaacttttcgcttcatagatttatattatcgagtaaataattaaacatttagtttttgtttaatttttaaagtaaactatatagttaaaaaaaaattcattggtttaaggtagtaaagattaatcattgttagataatatgatttttgttatttgaaaaaaaaatctttataatttaaaagttaacatcgacaaatatttaaatatttagcatataatttttgtttttgtttaatttttcacAGATGGGATCCGGGAATTGTTGGTGAGGTTGGGCAAGGAATTGAATTTCATCATGGAAAGAATAAGGGAATCTTGAGGAGGGGATCTTTATCAAATCTTCAGGGTTCTGATGTGGGTCTGGGCGAACGGATTCAAGGGGTTTTAAGGAAATTAGGGATATGTGCGAGCTGGATCTGGATATTACTAATCAACACGATGGAATCGTATGATTATACAGgtcatatttttgaagttttaaatacaaggattttaatttgtttcaagGAGATTGGAGGAATCATTTACGGATCTGAAATGGTGGGGATTTGGTGTTTTTTGATCTACTGTggttttgataaaacattttttgggaAAATAGGGGATTTGCGATTCAATCAAGGGATTACGATTGAGATATTGGGTATTAATGGGGGAAAATATGGGCGTGGGGAGATGGGAAACTGGATTAAGTATAAAAAGTCTTGGGGGTCTCCTCTTTGTTGCATCACATTGCTTAGTTCTTTCGCAATTTGCTATAACAAAAAccaaatcttttcttttttctggaTTATCATGACGCAGGGTCAGTTGCTGGGCAACAGTGGGGATGTGAGGGATGGAGAAGGCACGCGGAAAAGGATGAAGATTTCAGTGCCGCACTTTGACAACTCGGCTCTCATCAAAACCTATTACAAAACCTTGATTGGCAGATGCATGAATCCTCCAGAACAGGAAATGAAGGCATTGATACATAATATTCCAAAAATATGGAAACTGGAGGATCGAGTGGTGGGGACAGATTTGGGTTTTGGCAAATTTCAGTTCGATTTTGAGACAGAGGAAGAAATTGAAACGGTGTTGAAACTGCAACCCTATCACTTCGACTACTGGATGCTTGCTCTGGCACGTTGGCAACTGAAGAAGACACAGCTCTTCCCATCAGAAATAACCTTTTGGGTTCGCGTTCTTGGCGTGCCGATGGAGTTTAAGACGTCCCCTACCTTTGAAAGTATTGGAGATGCGCTTGGACGAACGGTCTCTGTGGACTTGGATAATTCTAGAGTCCAAGTGGTGGTGGATGCTTTCCAACAATTATGTTTCGAGACCACAGTGGATTTTAAAGGTGGAGAGTTTTATGAGGGTGAGGAAGTTGCGATATCCTTGAGGTATGAGAAGCTCTTTGGATTCTGTCCAATTTGTTCAAGCTTGTGCCATAAGGAGGAGAAGTGCCCCCTTGCTAAGCCGGAGGTGAAGATGAGTCCTGCGAGAAAGAGGGAGACGGGTGAGGGTAATGGTGGATGGTTTGAAGTCGGGAAGCATGATGATAGAGCTAGGAGTTACAAAGGAGTGGTTATTAATGGAAATCAGGGCCATCagcatagagagagagataacagGGATTACTATG
Protein-coding regions in this window:
- the LOC125586426 gene encoding uncharacterized protein LOC125586426; the protein is MIIQGQLLGNSGDVRDGEGTRKRMKISVPHFDNSALIKTYYKTLIGRCMNPPEQEMKALIHNIPKIWKLEDRVVGTDLGFGKFQFDFETEEEIETVLKLQPYHFDYWMLALARWQLKKTQLFPSEITFWVRVLGVPMEFKTSPTFESIGDALGRTVSVDLDNSRVQVVVDAFQQLCFETTVDFKGGEFYEGEEVAISLRYEKLFGFCPICSSLCHKEEKCPLAKPEVKMSPARKRETGEGNGGWFEVGKHDDRARSYKGVVINGNQGHQHRERDNRDYYGNGKGKVVEENDSKWVKVAEKGNKGAHNRGNYRGDGDGSRQRSSRREESRMTGQDGRSKAAVGHTGDQRSQRGSRVEAQEEDAITNAEGTDKHLPSQNFQEELARTQAAGTEVVSDPMDAENGLQVVQSLVENTTALEEDRVNGYG